A single region of the Thermodesulfatator indicus DSM 15286 genome encodes:
- the pilM gene encoding type IV pilus biogenesis protein PilM, with protein sequence MAINLGKFSFGKKGILGIDLGSYSIKVAEVESGSPPVLRSYGQVKLPEGGLWSADEEKLSDLAQKISSLLKNLKVKHKKCVVSISSYTSILKRLSLELSNEDDLDEVIREEAEAHIPFDLEEVYFNYDILNSEANQIDCVIAAARKDLVDNIVDFLASLKLDPIALTIDIVALSNLFEFVYSPEKDFVLVDLGFSKTSVMLWKEGGLWFYRDLSIGVQQSSDNKSINEDRIVTYINETLTFFEGEYNISVKDIYLCGGGCLSKSLVKKIKDVTQKEVNFLSYLGKFDINKVSLKAENYINLTGKTAIGLAITEISK encoded by the coding sequence ATGGCTATTAATTTAGGTAAATTTTCTTTTGGCAAGAAAGGTATTCTCGGGATTGATCTCGGGAGCTATTCTATCAAAGTAGCGGAAGTGGAAAGCGGCTCTCCTCCGGTTTTGCGTTCTTATGGTCAGGTAAAATTGCCTGAAGGAGGGCTTTGGTCAGCTGATGAAGAAAAACTGAGTGATCTTGCTCAAAAAATAAGTTCTTTGTTGAAAAATTTAAAAGTTAAACATAAAAAATGCGTTGTTTCTATTTCTAGTTATACGTCTATTCTAAAAAGATTATCGTTAGAATTATCTAATGAAGATGATCTTGACGAAGTTATTAGGGAAGAAGCCGAAGCCCATATTCCTTTTGATTTAGAAGAAGTTTATTTTAATTACGACATTTTAAATTCCGAAGCTAATCAAATAGATTGTGTTATAGCGGCAGCTAGAAAAGATTTAGTTGATAATATTGTTGATTTTTTGGCTAGTCTAAAGCTTGATCCTATAGCTTTAACAATAGATATTGTAGCTCTTTCTAATTTGTTTGAGTTTGTTTATAGCCCAGAAAAAGATTTTGTTTTGGTAGATCTGGGCTTTTCTAAAACGTCTGTAATGCTTTGGAAAGAAGGTGGTTTGTGGTTTTATAGAGATTTAAGTATAGGAGTTCAGCAGTCAAGCGATAATAAGTCAATTAATGAAGATAGAATTGTAACATATATTAATGAAACATTAACCTTTTTTGAAGGTGAATATAATATTTCAGTAAAAGATATTTATCTGTGCGGGGGAGGATGTTTAAGTAAAAGCCTGGTGAAAAAAATAAAAGATGTGACCCAAAAAGAGGTGAACTTTTTGTCATATTTGGGAAAGTTTGATATTAATAAAGTAAGTTTAAAAGCAGAAAATTATATTAATTTAACTGGAAAAACAGCTATAGGACTTGCTATAACAGAGATATCAAAATGA
- a CDS encoding pilus assembly protein PilP encodes MTKNLMFIDKSGIQIIFLEKIKELFKMIILVICFSLFLNFNVCSAKTKEKETDIFLKWQKAMKLRQSYKYSPVSFDPFRSIIVQLKSLPVPQNITIFLKNYDLSDLKLVGIIDTGDQKIAIIEDPSGKGFFLKIGDYIGSQAGKIIRITKCAVYISQKFIDQQGNIIESPKPYIMKLSSEDGRCLE; translated from the coding sequence ATGACGAAAAATTTAATGTTTATTGATAAAAGTGGTATTCAGATCATATTTTTGGAGAAAATAAAAGAACTATTCAAGATGATAATTTTAGTTATTTGTTTCTCGCTTTTTCTTAACTTCAATGTCTGCTCAGCAAAAACTAAAGAAAAAGAGACAGATATCTTTTTAAAATGGCAAAAAGCAATGAAGCTGAGACAGTCATACAAATATAGTCCTGTTTCCTTTGATCCATTTAGGTCTATAATTGTTCAATTGAAATCTTTACCAGTTCCTCAAAATATTACAATCTTTTTAAAGAATTATGATTTGAGTGATTTAAAATTAGTGGGGATAATAGATACTGGAGACCAAAAAATTGCTATTATTGAAGATCCTAGTGGTAAAGGTTTCTTTTTGAAGATAGGGGATTACATAGGTAGTCAAGCTGGTAAAATTATCAGAATAACTAAATGTGCCGTCTATATATCTCAAAAGTTTATAGATCAGCAAGGCAATATCATTGAATCTCCTAAGCCTTATATCATGAAATTATCATCGGAGGATGGACGATGTTTAGAATAA
- the lepB gene encoding signal peptidase I: MVERDSFADKETLAAKVWDWVKTIVLALLLALFIRTFFVQAFKIPSGSMIPTLLIGDHILVNKFVYGVRNPITRKVWIKGRMPKRKEVIVFIFPENRKLDFIKRVIGLPGDIVEIRNKVVYINGKPLDEPYVQHTDPRILPREVSPRDNFGPVKVPPGHLFMMGDNRDESYDSRFWGFVPIKDVKGKAFIIYFSWDSKHFRIRWNRIGKLIH; the protein is encoded by the coding sequence ATGGTTGAAAGAGACTCTTTTGCAGATAAAGAAACTTTAGCAGCCAAAGTCTGGGATTGGGTTAAAACTATAGTTTTAGCCTTACTCTTAGCCCTCTTCATCCGCACTTTTTTTGTACAGGCCTTTAAAATCCCCTCTGGTTCTATGATTCCTACTTTACTCATAGGAGACCATATTTTGGTTAATAAGTTTGTATATGGAGTACGAAATCCTATTACTAGAAAAGTCTGGATTAAAGGCCGTATGCCTAAAAGAAAAGAAGTAATAGTTTTTATTTTTCCAGAAAACCGCAAACTCGACTTTATAAAAAGAGTTATAGGGCTACCTGGAGACATTGTAGAAATACGCAATAAGGTAGTATATATAAACGGAAAACCTTTAGATGAACCTTACGTTCAACATACTGATCCTAGAATATTACCTAGAGAAGTAAGCCCTCGAGACAACTTTGGACCGGTGAAAGTCCCCCCTGGGCATCTTTTTATGATGGGAGATAATCGTGACGAAAGTTACGATAGCCGCTTCTGGGGATTTGTACCTATAAAAGACGTAAAAGGTAAGGCCTTCATCATATATTTTTCTTGGGATAGTAAACATTTCCGTATCCGCTGGAACCGTATCGGTAAACTAATCCATTGA
- a CDS encoding type IV pilus secretin PilQ, with the protein MFRIKRVFLCIIAICLFFSQSLYAYSGKIVDIVFDKKNDNLNILFEFDKNVVKADIDSQDNKIILKFSNVKLLESQYKLPNEIKKMSFEIDNNDLYVVLETDLKVINSYISGHYFVLKLTNSSKKNSDNFAYSLPPEPKNIEIPFEKKQYTGKKISLDLQDADVRTVFRMLSEIGGVNIVLGEDIKGTITLKLKDVPWDQVLDIVLAKFGLGKAEINGILYIAPINKLQKQVQEIKSLKSSLAETQELGPVKTEYINVNYVNACDLLNSQQAVSIKSLLTQRGTITCDSRTNILIVKDTEEAIKSLKSLIKKIDVPTKQVLIEARIVEVSSNFARNLGVRWYGGFYSTNQETSFNLSPSTTNVETSPAGPDVDLLGPIVDPGFVGGSLGNLGILLGHITKTSATLLDLRLSALEQQGLGKIVSAPVVITRDNGEAVIKQGYQIPYLELTSDGTATTKFINADLTLKVTPHILPNNEIRLEINIDKSEPDWARQVNSVPAIMTRQVQTYVRVPNNGTVVIGGLKISKKQEAYDRVPGLSKIPGAGNLFKNSQKTQEDQELLIFITAKVVSSAVADVDY; encoded by the coding sequence ATGTTTAGAATAAAAAGAGTCTTTTTATGTATAATCGCTATATGTTTGTTTTTTTCACAATCTTTATACGCTTATTCTGGCAAAATTGTTGATATTGTTTTTGATAAAAAAAACGATAATTTGAATATTTTATTTGAGTTTGATAAAAATGTTGTTAAAGCTGACATTGATTCTCAAGACAATAAAATCATCTTAAAATTTTCTAATGTAAAATTATTGGAATCTCAATATAAATTGCCTAATGAGATTAAGAAAATGTCTTTTGAAATTGATAACAATGATCTTTATGTCGTTTTAGAGACAGATTTAAAAGTCATTAATAGTTATATTTCTGGTCACTATTTTGTTCTTAAGTTGACTAACTCGTCTAAGAAAAATAGTGACAATTTTGCTTATAGCCTTCCTCCAGAACCCAAAAATATAGAAATTCCTTTTGAAAAGAAACAGTATACTGGTAAAAAAATTTCTCTTGATCTACAAGATGCAGATGTCAGGACTGTTTTTAGAATGTTAAGTGAAATAGGCGGTGTTAACATTGTTTTGGGTGAAGATATTAAGGGAACTATTACTTTGAAATTAAAAGATGTTCCCTGGGATCAGGTTCTTGATATAGTTTTGGCTAAGTTTGGATTAGGTAAGGCAGAAATAAATGGTATTTTATATATTGCACCTATTAATAAGCTTCAAAAACAAGTCCAAGAAATTAAAAGTCTAAAAAGTTCTTTGGCTGAAACTCAGGAGCTTGGGCCTGTAAAAACAGAATATATTAATGTTAATTATGTTAATGCGTGTGATCTTTTAAATTCACAACAAGCTGTATCTATTAAATCTCTTCTAACTCAAAGAGGAACTATAACTTGTGATAGCAGGACCAATATTTTAATTGTTAAAGATACGGAAGAAGCTATTAAATCTCTGAAGTCATTGATAAAGAAAATAGACGTACCAACAAAACAAGTATTGATTGAAGCTAGAATAGTAGAAGTATCTAGTAACTTTGCAAGAAATCTTGGTGTTCGGTGGTATGGAGGGTTTTATAGCACTAATCAAGAAACTTCTTTTAATCTTTCACCATCAACAACCAATGTAGAAACCTCTCCTGCTGGTCCTGATGTCGATTTATTAGGTCCGATTGTAGATCCTGGTTTTGTAGGCGGATCTTTGGGGAATCTCGGTATTTTATTAGGCCATATTACCAAAACTTCTGCTACTTTGTTGGACCTCAGGTTATCTGCTCTGGAGCAACAAGGATTGGGGAAAATAGTTTCGGCTCCGGTGGTAATTACTAGGGACAATGGCGAAGCTGTCATTAAGCAAGGCTATCAGATTCCTTATTTGGAACTTACTAGTGACGGTACCGCTACCACTAAGTTTATAAATGCTGATTTGACTTTAAAAGTTACTCCGCACATATTACCTAATAACGAAATAAGACTCGAAATCAATATTGATAAGAGTGAGCCTGATTGGGCCCGCCAGGTCAACAGCGTACCGGCTATTATGACCCGTCAAGTACAAACTTATGTGAGGGTTCCCAACAACGGGACCGTAGTTATAGGAGGGCTTAAAATATCTAAAAAACAAGAAGCCTATGACCGTGTTCCTGGGCTCTCCAAAATTCCAGGGGCAGGGAATCTTTTTAAAAATAGTCAAAAGACCCAGGAAGACCAAGAGCTTCTCATTTTTATAACGGCCAAAGTAGTGAGCTCGGCAGTTGCAGATGTAGACTATTAA
- a CDS encoding PilN domain-containing protein: MIKINLIPKKEKKAAKDYKIAVLVVLMIFSYVLIGASYFYLKKKEARAHAQVAQINQKVKKYKKIEKELNKIKKETKKIEKRIDIIISLIKDNPKVIKNIDLIVHQIPVGKVSLIKVEVKKDNINIVGQGMTLKDIASFIQRLEQQEYINKVYLANTKRDKNNKLINFNLRVKFKNES; the protein is encoded by the coding sequence ATGATAAAAATTAACTTAATTCCTAAAAAAGAAAAGAAAGCCGCAAAAGATTATAAGATCGCTGTCTTAGTTGTTTTAATGATATTTTCTTATGTGTTGATAGGCGCAAGCTATTTTTATTTAAAAAAGAAAGAAGCTAGGGCTCATGCACAGGTTGCTCAAATTAATCAAAAAGTGAAAAAGTATAAAAAAATAGAAAAAGAATTAAATAAAATTAAAAAAGAAACGAAAAAAATAGAAAAGCGAATAGATATCATTATTTCGTTAATAAAAGATAATCCAAAAGTTATCAAAAATATTGATTTAATTGTCCACCAAATACCTGTTGGTAAAGTATCATTAATTAAAGTTGAAGTCAAAAAAGATAATATTAATATTGTAGGCCAAGGAATGACGTTGAAGGATATTGCCAGTTTTATTCAACGGCTTGAACAGCAAGAGTATATAAATAAAGTTTACTTGGCAAATACCAAACGAGATAAGAATAATAAGTTAATAAACTTTAATCTTAGGGTAAAGTTTAAAAATGAATCCTAA
- a CDS encoding YhjD/YihY/BrkB family envelope integrity protein, producing the protein MSAFIILSKEVFRRFWKDNCLMSAQALTYNTVFAFVPLLAFALSMVQVFIGKEEIIFRINQALSQFLNPGALSKAQETILNLVQEAQHAPLGAASMIIFLTMVIGLLMQFEEVINHIFRVKAKRTFFQKLAIYWMGLTLGPILVTLPLGATIYLTHLGFKGLGLVSFFSKFWIIPTLVLLFVGVYMYLPVKKISVKAAFLGATVAAVLWILVASIYAVYTTKAVAYSKLYGSLAAIPLFLLWLWLNWTVVLLGAEIASVFHYREKILAHYRYHNSYSSLLLALGVLLNIFHHAYHGYKAPGLINLSYALKASPFRLEKIILLLKKHGLVYKLNGGYLLSRDAEKIFLSEIQSAVEGNLPDIPPEDSLLKVAYEFLLEEKALWQSKTLKELYFQAKEEINGSLSQVPAEKS; encoded by the coding sequence ATGTCCGCTTTTATTATTTTAAGTAAAGAGGTCTTCCGTCGTTTCTGGAAAGATAATTGCCTGATGAGTGCTCAGGCCCTCACTTATAACACAGTCTTTGCTTTTGTACCTCTCCTTGCGTTTGCTCTCTCTATGGTCCAAGTTTTTATCGGAAAGGAAGAGATCATTTTCCGCATTAATCAGGCCCTTTCTCAGTTTTTAAATCCAGGAGCTTTGAGTAAGGCTCAAGAAACTATTTTGAACTTAGTTCAAGAGGCTCAGCACGCTCCGTTAGGGGCTGCTAGTATGATTATTTTCTTGACTATGGTAATCGGGCTTTTAATGCAATTTGAAGAGGTGATAAATCATATCTTTAGAGTAAAGGCCAAAAGGACTTTTTTCCAGAAATTGGCTATTTATTGGATGGGCCTAACACTTGGACCCATTTTAGTCACCCTTCCTTTAGGAGCTACCATTTATTTAACTCATCTAGGTTTTAAAGGTTTAGGGCTTGTTTCTTTTTTTAGTAAATTCTGGATAATTCCCACGCTTGTATTGCTTTTTGTCGGAGTTTATATGTATCTCCCAGTAAAAAAAATAAGCGTTAAGGCCGCTTTTTTAGGAGCTACAGTAGCCGCTGTATTGTGGATCCTGGTAGCTTCAATATATGCTGTTTATACAACTAAGGCGGTAGCGTATTCAAAGCTTTACGGTTCTTTGGCAGCTATTCCCTTGTTTTTACTATGGTTATGGCTTAACTGGACGGTAGTCTTGTTAGGGGCAGAAATAGCTTCGGTCTTCCATTACCGAGAAAAAATATTGGCTCATTATCGTTATCATAATAGTTACTCTTCTTTGTTGTTAGCCTTAGGTGTTTTGCTAAATATTTTTCATCACGCTTATCACGGATATAAAGCTCCTGGGCTAATAAATCTTTCTTATGCTCTTAAGGCCTCACCATTCAGGCTAGAAAAAATTATTCTTCTTTTAAAAAAACACGGCTTAGTATATAAACTAAATGGGGGCTATCTCTTATCTAGAGATGCTGAAAAGATTTTTCTGAGCGAAATACAAAGTGCCGTAGAAGGTAATCTCCCTGATATACCACCTGAAGATTCCTTGCTTAAAGTAGCTTATGAATTTCTGCTTGAAGAAAAAGCACTCTGGCAAAGTAAAACCTTAAAAGAACTCTACTTCCAAGCTAAGGAGGAAATTAATGGCTCGTTGTCGCAAGTGCCGGCGGAAAAAAGCTGA
- a CDS encoding peptide-binding protein yields MRKLILIVIFCLWGALAQAQDYGDALVIGSIGDASILIPMLATDAASHEVAGLIFNGLVKYDKNLNLVGDLAERYEISDDGKTITFYLRKGVKWQDGVEFTAEDVLFGFKLITNPKIPSAYAGDFLEVDKAEVLDKYTFRVHYKKPFAPALGSWGNLVVLPKHLLEGKDITKIDFGRHPIGTGPFKFKEWKTQEKIVLKAYNDYFKGRPYLNYIIFRVIPDPTTMFMELKAEGIDWMGLTPLQYARKTNSPSFLAKFRKYKYLSFSYTYLGYNLRCPLFKDKRVRQAISYAIDKKEIIKGVLYGLGVVATGPYKPDTWFYNPHVKRYPYNPKKALELLHEAGWYDTDGDGILDKDGRPFEFTVLTNQGNTSRLLTAEIIQYRLAQIGIKMHIRTVEWTAFIKEFIDKRRFEAVILGWTTSPEPDLYDIWHSSKIKPPGLNFIGYKNPEVDRLLEEGRRTFDKEKRKKIYYRFQEILAEDQPYTFLYIPMALPCIHKRFHGIKPAPIGISYNLERWWVPKSQQKYLMP; encoded by the coding sequence ATGAGAAAGCTTATTTTAATTGTCATATTTTGTCTATGGGGAGCTTTAGCGCAAGCCCAGGATTATGGAGACGCCCTGGTCATAGGTTCCATCGGGGACGCAAGCATTCTCATTCCTATGCTGGCCACTGATGCCGCCAGCCACGAAGTGGCCGGCCTTATTTTTAACGGTCTGGTCAAGTATGACAAAAATTTAAATCTGGTAGGGGATCTGGCCGAAAGATACGAAATCTCTGATGACGGTAAAACAATAACCTTTTATTTAAGAAAAGGGGTCAAATGGCAAGATGGCGTAGAGTTTACCGCTGAAGATGTTCTCTTTGGCTTTAAACTCATCACCAACCCTAAAATCCCTTCAGCGTATGCCGGAGATTTTCTGGAAGTAGACAAGGCCGAAGTTCTTGATAAATATACTTTTCGCGTACATTATAAAAAGCCTTTTGCCCCGGCCCTTGGCTCTTGGGGAAATCTTGTAGTCCTACCCAAACACCTGCTTGAAGGTAAAGACATAACTAAAATAGACTTTGGAAGACATCCCATAGGGACCGGTCCCTTTAAATTCAAAGAATGGAAAACCCAGGAAAAAATAGTCCTAAAAGCCTATAATGATTACTTCAAAGGCCGCCCGTATCTCAACTACATTATTTTCAGAGTAATTCCTGACCCTACCACTATGTTCATGGAGTTAAAGGCTGAAGGAATAGACTGGATGGGACTAACCCCCTTACAATACGCCAGAAAAACTAATTCACCCTCTTTTTTGGCCAAATTTCGCAAGTACAAATATCTCTCTTTTTCTTATACTTATCTTGGCTACAATCTGCGTTGTCCCCTTTTTAAAGACAAACGCGTAAGGCAAGCTATTTCTTACGCCATTGACAAAAAAGAAATAATAAAGGGCGTACTTTACGGCCTGGGAGTAGTAGCTACAGGGCCATATAAGCCAGACACCTGGTTTTACAATCCCCATGTTAAACGTTATCCATACAACCCCAAGAAAGCCCTTGAGCTGTTACACGAAGCGGGGTGGTATGACACCGATGGTGATGGCATTCTTGATAAAGATGGCCGCCCCTTTGAATTTACCGTGTTAACCAATCAAGGTAATACTTCGCGTCTTTTAACCGCCGAGATTATACAGTATCGCTTGGCTCAAATCGGCATAAAAATGCATATAAGAACCGTAGAATGGACGGCCTTTATCAAAGAATTTATAGACAAGCGTCGCTTTGAAGCGGTAATTCTTGGCTGGACTACTTCTCCTGAGCCGGACCTTTACGATATCTGGCACTCAAGCAAAATAAAACCGCCTGGACTAAATTTTATCGGCTACAAAAATCCAGAGGTTGACCGTCTGCTAGAAGAAGGCCGCCGTACTTTTGATAAAGAAAAACGCAAGAAAATCTATTATCGCTTTCAGGAAATCCTGGCGGAAGACCAGCCCTATACTTTTCTCTATATTCCTATGGCTCTACCCTGCATTCACAAACGTTTTCATGGTATAAAACCCGCGCCGATTGGCATTTCTTATAACCTTGAACGCTGGTGGGTGCCCAAAAGCCAACAAAAATATCTTATGCCTTAG
- a CDS encoding ATP-binding protein — protein sequence MARCRKCRRKKADVFIPHHRLPLCEEHFLEWFEEYLARTVKKFKMFSPKAKILVAISGGKDSLVLWKALNNLGYHTEGLFVDLGIEDFSLISRRVAENFAEELDRPLHVVSIAKEIGLTIPDLKSRTKKYCSLCGSIKRYFFNRFARQNNFDVLVTGHNLDDEASSLLSNTINWQLKYLARKYPVLPEGNGFVRKAKPLCRFTAFEIKEYARLQKIEYLTERCPLSPEATRLVYAELMDELEEKMPGTKIRFYMDYLRKVYPIFNKQVEDFLDRPLTQCEFCGEPAVSSPCFVCKLKAEAKA from the coding sequence ATGGCTCGTTGTCGCAAGTGCCGGCGGAAAAAAGCTGATGTCTTTATCCCTCACCATCGCCTACCTCTTTGTGAAGAGCATTTTTTAGAGTGGTTTGAAGAATACCTGGCTCGTACCGTCAAAAAATTTAAAATGTTTTCGCCCAAAGCCAAAATCCTTGTAGCCATATCTGGAGGCAAAGACAGTTTGGTCCTCTGGAAGGCTTTGAATAATCTTGGTTATCATACCGAAGGCCTCTTTGTAGATTTAGGCATAGAAGATTTTTCTCTTATTTCGCGGCGGGTTGCTGAAAATTTTGCCGAAGAACTAGACCGCCCACTCCACGTAGTTTCTATCGCTAAAGAAATAGGTCTAACCATTCCTGATCTTAAGTCTCGTACGAAAAAGTATTGTTCCCTGTGTGGTAGTATAAAGAGATACTTTTTCAATCGTTTTGCCAGGCAAAACAACTTCGACGTGTTGGTTACCGGGCATAATCTTGATGACGAAGCCTCTTCTCTTTTAAGTAATACTATTAACTGGCAGTTAAAGTATCTGGCTCGCAAATATCCAGTGCTTCCTGAAGGAAACGGTTTTGTACGCAAGGCCAAGCCTCTTTGCCGTTTTACGGCCTTTGAAATCAAAGAATATGCTCGCTTACAAAAAATTGAATATTTAACGGAACGCTGTCCCCTTTCTCCTGAGGCTACGCGTCTTGTTTACGCTGAACTGATGGACGAACTAGAAGAAAAGATGCCTGGCACTAAGATAAGATTTTATATGGATTATCTGCGTAAAGTTTATCCTATTTTTAATAAACAGGTTGAGGACTTTTTAGACCGGCCTTTGACCCAATGTGAATTCTGTGGTGAGCCAGCGGTTTCTTCTCCCTGTTTTGTCTGCAAACTCAAGGCTGAAGCTAAGGCATAA
- the lepA gene encoding translation elongation factor 4, whose amino-acid sequence MKKFPQEKIRNFSIIAHVDHGKSTLADRLLEKTGMVSEREMREQFLDRLDLERERGITIKAQAVRLLYKAKDGETYQLNLIDTPGHVDFSYEVSRSLAACEGALLVVDASQGVEAQTLANVYLALENNLEIIPVLNKIDLPQADPERVKKEIEEIIGLDASDAILASAKKGIGTEEILEAIVNRIPPPKGDRNAPLKALIFDSWYDPYLGVVVLIRMVDGCLYPGQKIKLMSTGKEFEITKVGVFSPNPTSVDMLVAGEVGFFAAGIKEVRDTKIGDTVTEAENPAREPLPGFREVKPMVFCGLFPIESEQYDELREAVEKLWLNDPAFSYEPENSAALGFGFRCGFQGLLHMEIVQERLEREFGLKLISTAPSVRYRVELVDGEIVEVENPAHWPPREKIARVLEPYIRAEIYTPKEYVGAIMRLCEEKRGVQKDLRYLTPQRVQLIYDLPFSEVVLDFFDKLKSYSRGYASMDYSFLDYRPSELVKLDIYINKQPVDALSLIVHKDKAYYRGRELVSKLREVIPRQLFEVVIQAAIGSKVIARERIPPMRKDVLAKCYGGDVTRKRKLLEKQKEGKKRMKSLGQVEIPQEAFLAILRI is encoded by the coding sequence ATGAAAAAGTTTCCGCAAGAAAAAATAAGGAATTTTAGCATAATCGCCCATGTGGACCACGGAAAGTCCACTTTGGCCGATCGTCTGCTTGAAAAAACCGGTATGGTCTCTGAGCGCGAAATGCGCGAACAATTTTTAGATAGGCTTGACCTTGAACGTGAAAGAGGAATAACCATAAAAGCCCAAGCTGTAAGACTCCTTTATAAGGCCAAAGACGGCGAAACTTACCAGTTAAACCTGATAGATACTCCAGGCCACGTAGATTTTTCTTACGAAGTTTCTCGTAGCTTAGCCGCCTGTGAAGGGGCTTTATTGGTAGTAGATGCCTCGCAGGGCGTTGAAGCCCAAACTTTGGCCAACGTTTATCTGGCTCTAGAAAATAATCTGGAAATTATTCCGGTGCTAAACAAAATAGACTTACCCCAGGCTGACCCGGAAAGGGTAAAAAAAGAAATAGAAGAAATTATTGGCCTTGATGCCTCAGATGCCATTTTAGCCAGCGCTAAAAAAGGCATAGGCACTGAAGAAATTCTTGAAGCCATTGTAAATCGTATTCCCCCACCAAAAGGAGACCGTAATGCCCCCCTTAAAGCTCTAATTTTTGACTCGTGGTATGACCCTTATCTAGGGGTAGTAGTCTTAATTCGTATGGTTGATGGTTGCCTTTACCCTGGCCAAAAAATAAAACTCATGTCCACGGGAAAGGAGTTTGAAATAACTAAGGTAGGCGTATTTTCTCCCAATCCTACTTCGGTAGATATGCTGGTAGCTGGTGAAGTGGGCTTCTTTGCTGCAGGGATTAAAGAAGTGCGTGATACTAAAATAGGTGATACGGTGACTGAAGCCGAAAACCCCGCTCGCGAGCCACTACCTGGATTTCGAGAAGTAAAACCTATGGTGTTCTGTGGTTTATTCCCTATAGAAAGCGAACAATATGATGAGTTGCGTGAGGCCGTAGAAAAGCTATGGCTAAATGATCCGGCTTTCTCTTACGAACCTGAAAACTCAGCCGCCCTGGGCTTTGGTTTCCGTTGTGGCTTTCAGGGGCTTCTTCACATGGAAATAGTCCAGGAACGCCTGGAACGTGAATTTGGCTTAAAACTAATAAGTACTGCCCCTTCCGTACGCTATCGTGTAGAGTTAGTGGATGGGGAAATCGTAGAAGTAGAAAACCCAGCCCACTGGCCACCTAGGGAAAAGATTGCCCGTGTCCTTGAACCCTACATTCGGGCCGAAATTTACACCCCTAAAGAATACGTTGGCGCTATTATGCGTCTTTGCGAAGAGAAGAGGGGGGTCCAGAAAGATTTGCGTTATCTTACTCCTCAGCGAGTACAGCTAATATATGATTTGCCCTTTAGCGAGGTAGTTCTTGACTTCTTTGATAAGCTTAAATCTTATTCCCGCGGCTACGCCTCCATGGATTACAGTTTTCTTGATTACCGTCCTTCAGAACTCGTAAAATTAGACATTTATATAAACAAACAGCCTGTTGATGCCCTTTCCCTCATCGTCCATAAAGACAAGGCCTATTATCGTGGACGGGAACTGGTATCTAAATTAAGAGAAGTTATTCCCCGGCAACTATTTGAAGTAGTAATTCAGGCCGCTATCGGCTCAAAGGTAATCGCCCGAGAGCGCATCCCTCCCATGCGCAAAGACGTTCTGGCCAAGTGTTATGGCGGCGACGTCACACGTAAGAGAAAGCTTCTCGAAAAACAAAAAGAAGGCAAAAAACGCATGAAAAGCCTTGGTCAAGTAGAAATTCCCCAAGAAGCCTTCCTTGCCATTTTGCGCATTTAG
- a CDS encoding type 4a pilus biogenesis protein PilO, translating into MNPKIKAELEKIKSQWDALSQRDRIIVLCLLIIVPLALYAKLIALPLKENIDHLFKEKVQKEQELKRLQIAAIKIKKIREEYNKVKILSKEAEKLLPTKAEIASFLENIDRESEKFNVSVSEIKVLKEENKEIYKKIPLALKLEGNFNNIMLFIDSLRLKDKIITPTQIRLTKDKGYLRADCTLLTFRTLTEEEIKKLNQNKKKKRR; encoded by the coding sequence ATGAATCCTAAAATAAAAGCAGAACTTGAAAAAATAAAGTCACAATGGGATGCTCTTAGCCAGAGGGATAGAATTATTGTTTTGTGCTTATTGATAATTGTTCCCCTGGCTTTATATGCTAAGCTTATAGCTCTACCTTTAAAAGAGAATATCGATCATTTATTTAAAGAAAAAGTCCAAAAAGAACAAGAACTTAAAAGATTACAAATTGCTGCTATAAAAATTAAAAAAATCAGAGAAGAATATAATAAAGTAAAAATTCTTTCTAAAGAAGCAGAGAAGCTTTTGCCAACAAAAGCAGAAATTGCTTCTTTTTTAGAAAATATTGATAGAGAAAGTGAAAAGTTTAATGTTTCTGTTTCTGAGATTAAAGTACTTAAAGAAGAAAATAAAGAGATATATAAAAAGATACCTTTGGCCCTCAAACTAGAAGGAAATTTTAATAATATTATGCTTTTTATTGATAGTTTGAGGCTAAAAGATAAAATCATTACTCCTACTCAAATCAGATTAACTAAAGATAAAGGTTACCTTAGAGCTGATTGTACTTTACTGACTTTTAGAACATTAACTGAGGAAGAAATAAAAAAATTAAATCAAAATAAGAAAAAGAAGAGAAGGTAA